A genomic segment from Arcobacter acticola encodes:
- the rnc gene encoding ribonuclease III: MSDYSKLEKCLDYQFKNKDLIIEALTHKSYKKPYNNERLEFLGDAVLNLIVGEFLFTKFNKSNEGELSKIRASLVNETGFTRLANEIKLGDYIYISTAEERNKGRTKASILSDAFEAIMGAIYLEAGLETLKPIILDLLERSYDKINLDVLFSDYKTALQEITQAQFASIPEYKIEGSYGPDHKKEFEVSIWIDGEKYGSANGKSKKLAQQAAAKIAIEKLKGE; this comes from the coding sequence ATGAGTGATTATTCAAAACTAGAAAAGTGTTTGGATTATCAGTTTAAAAATAAAGATCTGATAATCGAAGCACTTACACACAAAAGTTATAAAAAACCTTACAATAACGAAAGACTAGAATTTCTAGGAGATGCTGTTTTAAATTTAATTGTTGGCGAGTTTTTATTTACTAAATTCAATAAATCAAATGAAGGTGAATTATCAAAAATAAGAGCCTCGCTTGTGAATGAAACTGGATTTACTAGACTTGCAAATGAGATAAAACTAGGTGATTATATTTATATTTCAACTGCAGAAGAAAGAAATAAAGGAAGAACAAAAGCTTCTATTTTATCAGATGCTTTTGAAGCTATTATGGGAGCTATTTATTTAGAAGCTGGTCTTGAAACATTAAAACCTATTATTTTAGATTTATTAGAAAGATCTTATGACAAAATAAATTTAGATGTTTTATTTAGTGATTATAAAACAGCACTGCAAGAAATAACACAAGCACAATTTGCTTCAATACCTGAATATAAAATAGAAGGTTCATATGGACCTGACCATAAAAAAGAGTTTGAAGTTTCAATTTGGATTGATGGCGAAAAATATGGAAGTGCAAATGGTAAAAGTAAAAAACTAGCTCAGCAAGCAGCAGCTAAAATCGCAATAGAAAAACTAAAAGGAGAGTAA
- the aroC gene encoding chorismate synthase yields MNTFGHRFRFTTFGESHGKALGCIVDGVPAGIKIDEEFIQNEMNRRKPGQNKFATARKEGDVVEILSGVFEGITTGTPISMVIFNENQKSSDYSNVKDLFRPGHADFTYFNKYGTRDYRGGGRSSARETACRVAAGSIAKLMLLELGIKVQSGICEIDGIKAENYDFSKVSESEIFALDKEVEQAQKNAILEAKNSHNSVGGVALINVSNVPIGLGEPLYFKLDSQIANAMMGINAVKAVEIGDGMLSSKVKGYDNNDQIRAKGFKTNHSGGMLGGISNGDDINVKVYFKSTPSIFIEQETVDIYNNEVECKLKGRHDPCVAVRGSVVAESMMALVLADMALLNMSSKMENVKKVYS; encoded by the coding sequence ATGAATACATTTGGTCACAGATTTAGATTTACAACTTTTGGTGAGTCACATGGAAAAGCTCTTGGATGTATTGTTGATGGAGTTCCAGCTGGAATTAAAATTGATGAAGAATTTATTCAAAATGAAATGAATAGAAGAAAACCAGGGCAAAATAAATTTGCAACAGCAAGAAAAGAAGGTGATGTAGTAGAAATACTTTCAGGAGTATTTGAAGGAATTACTACAGGAACTCCTATATCTATGGTTATTTTTAATGAAAATCAAAAAAGTAGTGACTACTCAAATGTAAAAGACTTATTTAGGCCAGGTCATGCTGACTTTACTTACTTTAATAAATATGGAACAAGAGATTATAGAGGTGGAGGAAGATCAAGTGCTAGAGAAACAGCGTGCAGAGTTGCAGCTGGATCTATTGCAAAACTAATGCTTCTTGAGCTTGGAATAAAAGTTCAAAGTGGTATTTGTGAAATTGATGGAATAAAAGCAGAAAATTATGATTTCTCAAAAGTTAGTGAATCTGAAATTTTTGCTTTGGATAAAGAAGTAGAACAAGCACAAAAAAATGCTATTTTAGAAGCTAAAAACTCTCACAATAGTGTTGGAGGGGTTGCTTTAATAAATGTATCAAATGTTCCTATTGGTCTTGGTGAACCATTATATTTTAAACTTGATTCTCAAATAGCAAATGCAATGATGGGAATAAATGCAGTTAAAGCTGTAGAAATTGGTGATGGAATGCTATCATCAAAAGTAAAAGGTTATGACAATAATGACCAAATTAGAGCCAAGGGATTTAAAACAAATCATAGTGGTGGAATGTTAGGTGGAATTTCAAATGGTGATGATATAAATGTAAAAGTTTACTTTAAATCAACTCCATCAATTTTTATAGAACAAGAAACAGTTGATATTTATAATAATGAAGTTGAGTGTAAATTAAAAGGAAGACACGATCCTTGTGTTGCAGTTAGAGGAAGTGTTGTTGCTGAATCTATGATGGCTTTAGTTCTAGCCGATATGGCACTACTTAATATGTCTTCAAAAATGGAAAATGTTAAAAAAGTTTATAGCTAG
- a CDS encoding M15 family metallopeptidase, with amino-acid sequence MLKKFIASLLLIVNPQNIELFASNQDEQNLTKLAKAYPTFIKTTSNNKLIFTDNDQMKYSDFIENKTYEEILNNPSLKDQMSMKYIKIDENLNYIPSQNEDAGRIRYEPFFKKMYGSNPKEIKKNLTKIIWLPKSSKKTLLVTTINDVDKKLKAISDELELLPKELKSYVNNPAGATNYRKISNTNRLSAHSFGIAIDINVKNSDYWQWHKKKDNLNYKNKIPLEIVRIFEKHGFIWGGRWYHYDTMHFEYRPELLN; translated from the coding sequence ATGTTAAAAAAGTTTATAGCTAGTCTTTTATTAATTGTAAATCCTCAGAATATAGAACTTTTTGCAAGTAATCAAGATGAACAAAATCTTACAAAACTTGCAAAAGCCTACCCTACTTTTATAAAAACAACTTCAAATAATAAGCTAATTTTCACAGATAATGATCAAATGAAATATAGTGATTTCATAGAAAATAAAACATATGAAGAGATACTGAATAATCCATCATTAAAAGATCAAATGAGTATGAAGTATATAAAAATAGATGAAAATCTAAATTATATACCTTCCCAAAATGAAGATGCAGGAAGAATTAGATATGAGCCATTTTTCAAAAAAATGTATGGTTCAAATCCCAAAGAAATAAAAAAAAATCTTACAAAAATAATCTGGCTTCCAAAAAGCTCTAAGAAAACTCTTTTAGTTACTACAATAAATGACGTAGATAAAAAACTTAAAGCCATATCAGATGAATTAGAGCTATTGCCAAAGGAACTTAAATCATATGTTAATAATCCAGCAGGAGCAACTAATTACAGAAAAATTAGTAATACAAACAGATTAAGTGCCCATAGTTTTGGAATAGCAATTGATATAAATGTAAAAAATTCTGATTATTGGCAATGGCATAAGAAAAAGGATAATCTTAACTACAAAAATAAAATACCTTTAGAAATAGTAAGAATATTTGAAAAACATGGATTTATTTGGGGAGGCAGATGGTATCACTATGATACCATGCATTTTGAATATAGACCTGAATTATTGAATTAA
- a CDS encoding D-alanyl-D-alanine carboxypeptidase family protein, protein MLFILPALALTSDTKVFQKIQKDFDSIIVKDLGQKKLIFSKDENQILRPASLTKIMTAILAIESGKMNNVVTITAEMKKVEPTISNFKVGEKFYLKDLVHAAMIKSANDAANSIAIYLGNGNKQKFVSMMNVKAKKLGMKNTNFTNPCGFDIGNHASTASDLLKLTEYAIKNKTFNSIVKLEKYAFNAINTKSRYVVHSSNKLLAHEPYIIGIKTGYTNEAGACLIARAKSNNKDVLMVMLNVNNRWPNAKIALNAVMR, encoded by the coding sequence ATGCTTTTTATCTTGCCAGCTTTGGCACTTACTAGTGACACAAAGGTGTTTCAAAAAATTCAAAAAGATTTTGATTCAATAATAGTAAAAGATTTAGGGCAAAAAAAATTGATTTTTTCAAAAGATGAAAATCAAATTTTAAGACCAGCTAGTTTAACAAAAATTATGACAGCTATACTTGCTATTGAAAGTGGAAAGATGAATAATGTTGTAACTATTACTGCTGAAATGAAAAAAGTAGAACCAACTATTTCAAACTTCAAGGTTGGTGAAAAGTTTTACTTAAAAGATTTAGTTCATGCCGCAATGATTAAATCAGCAAATGATGCTGCTAATTCAATTGCTATTTATTTAGGAAATGGAAATAAACAAAAATTTGTTTCTATGATGAATGTAAAAGCAAAAAAATTAGGAATGAAAAATACTAATTTTACAAATCCTTGTGGTTTTGATATTGGAAATCATGCAAGTACTGCTAGTGACTTACTAAAATTAACAGAATATGCAATAAAAAATAAAACTTTTAATTCTATTGTTAAGCTTGAAAAATATGCTTTTAATGCGATTAATACAAAATCTAGATACGTAGTTCATTCTAGTAATAAACTATTAGCCCATGAACCTTATATCATAGGTATTAAAACAGGTTATACAAATGAAGCGGGTGCTTGTTTAATTGCACGTGCTAAGAGTAATAATAAAGATGTTTTAATGGTTATGTTAAATGTGAATAATAGATGGCCAAATGCTAAAATTGCGCTTAATGCAGTAATGAGATAA
- the htpX gene encoding zinc metalloprotease HtpX, giving the protein MEQIKTVFLLTFLTVIFVFIGYSFGGSSGMLIAFLLAGGMNFYAYYYSDQQVLKHYDATPLEDSRHPVYKITQRLTQKAGLPMPKVYLIPDHTPNAFATGRNHQHAAVAVTMGLYEMLNEKELEGVIAHELSHIKHYDILVGTIAAVFAGAIAMIANMMQFGAMFGGNNNRQGSNPIMMIAMAILLSLAASIIQMTVSRSREYMADEGAARMTGNPAGLQSALVKLENYARSGHQIHNATEQTAHMFIINPFSGLKSTLGSLFRTHPTTEDRIARLEELKNELK; this is encoded by the coding sequence ATGGAACAAATAAAAACAGTATTTTTATTAACATTTTTAACAGTTATTTTTGTATTTATTGGTTATTCATTTGGTGGAAGTTCAGGAATGCTAATAGCATTTTTACTTGCGGGTGGTATGAATTTTTATGCATATTATTACTCAGATCAACAAGTATTAAAACATTATGATGCAACACCACTTGAGGATTCAAGACATCCAGTTTATAAAATCACACAAAGACTAACTCAAAAAGCTGGACTTCCTATGCCTAAAGTTTATTTAATACCTGATCATACTCCAAATGCATTTGCAACAGGAAGAAATCATCAACACGCAGCTGTTGCTGTTACCATGGGTTTATATGAAATGTTAAATGAGAAAGAACTTGAAGGTGTAATTGCCCATGAATTATCACATATCAAACATTATGATATTTTAGTGGGAACCATAGCTGCTGTGTTTGCAGGAGCTATAGCAATGATAGCTAATATGATGCAGTTTGGAGCAATGTTTGGTGGAAATAATAATAGACAAGGTTCAAATCCAATTATGATGATTGCAATGGCTATATTATTGTCATTAGCAGCTTCAATTATTCAAATGACAGTAAGCAGAAGCCGTGAATATATGGCTGATGAAGGAGCTGCTCGAATGACAGGAAATCCAGCAGGTCTTCAAAGTGCATTGGTTAAACTTGAAAATTATGCTAGAAGCGGACATCAAATTCATAATGCAACAGAACAAACTGCTCATATGTTTATTATCAATCCTTTTTCTGGTTTAAAATCAACTTTAGGAAGTTTATTTAGAACACATCCTACAACTGAAGATAGAATTGCAAGATTAGAAGAATTAAAAAATGAATTGAAATAA
- a CDS encoding 5'-nucleotidase: MGYDLNKKLVIAISSRALFNLEDENKIFEEKGLDEYYKYQIENEDSQLKKGTAFRLVKNLLKINDDFPNDKQVEVIIMSRNNSATSLRITKSIEKYNLDIQRSAWSGGSEISKYLKPFKVDLFLSANEQDVQDAINEGIASARILPYEESADEYTNQVKIAFDGDAVLFSEESEIVYKTQGLEAFLAFEKQNATNPMNSGPFAQLLSVISNIQAKYPQEQTPIRTALITARNSPAHERVIRTLSQWNVRLDEAFFLGGVDKYEVVKAFGADIFFDDQDVHLESTSKNTPSAKVPYKKESILNNI; the protein is encoded by the coding sequence TTGGGATATGATTTAAATAAAAAATTAGTAATAGCAATCTCTTCAAGAGCTTTATTTAATCTAGAAGATGAAAATAAAATTTTTGAAGAAAAAGGTCTTGATGAATATTATAAATATCAAATTGAAAATGAAGATTCACAATTAAAAAAAGGTACTGCTTTTAGATTAGTTAAAAATCTTTTAAAAATTAACGATGATTTTCCAAATGATAAACAAGTTGAAGTAATAATTATGTCAAGGAATAATTCAGCAACAAGTTTAAGAATTACAAAATCAATAGAAAAATATAACTTAGATATTCAACGATCTGCTTGGAGTGGAGGAAGTGAAATTTCTAAATATTTAAAACCATTTAAAGTTGATTTATTTTTATCAGCAAATGAACAGGATGTTCAAGATGCAATAAATGAAGGAATTGCCTCAGCTAGAATTTTACCATATGAAGAATCAGCTGATGAGTATACAAATCAAGTAAAAATTGCTTTTGATGGAGATGCTGTTTTATTTTCAGAAGAGTCAGAAATAGTATATAAGACACAAGGCTTAGAAGCTTTTTTAGCCTTTGAAAAACAAAATGCAACAAATCCTATGAATAGTGGTCCATTTGCGCAGTTATTAAGTGTTATATCAAATATCCAAGCAAAATATCCACAAGAGCAAACACCAATAAGAACAGCACTTATAACAGCTAGAAACTCACCTGCTCATGAAAGAGTGATTAGAACACTTTCTCAATGGAATGTTAGACTTGATGAAGCATTTTTCTTAGGTGGTGTTGATAAGTATGAAGTTGTAAAAGCTTTTGGAGCTGATATTTTCTTTGATGATCAAGATGTACATTTAGAAAGTACTTCTAAAAATACTCCAAGCGCAAAGGTGCCATATAAAAAAGAATCGATTTTAAATAATATTTAG